The genomic interval CAGGTTGCGATAGTTGAACTCCGCGAGAATCGCGCGCAGTACGTCCGCGGCGCGGCCGATGTCGACAACGATGCCGTCCGGGTCGAGATCCGGACGGGCGAACGTCGCGTCGACAACGTAGGTAGCGCCATGCAGTCGCTGCGCGGGGCCGAACTGCTCACCCCGGAAGCTGTGCGCAATCATGAAGTGGTCGCGGACGTTCAGGCTGTACATCGGTCTAACCCCCAGGATTTCAGGCGCCGTTGCCGTAGCGGATGCGGTGGCAGAGCGTATCATCCGGCGCGGCGCTCAGCCTCGCCATGACGCGCGGCACTTCCTCGAAGGGACTCTCGTGGGTGATGAGCGCATCGAATCGACCGTCGGCAAGGAGCGAGAGGGCGAATCGCAGGCGCCGTTCGCGCGTCCACTCGGCGGCGCGACGCGGCGGGACGCGTCCCACCTGGCTGCTCCGGATCGTCAGACGCCGCACGTGAAACGCCTCGCCGAGCGGAAGCGTCACCTCGCGCGCCCCGTACCAGCTTGCCTCGACAATGGTCCCTTCCATCGCCGCCACGTCGAGCGCCGCCCGTAGGCCCCCCGGTGCGCCGCTTGCGTGGATCACGAGATCCGCCGTCGCCGCCGGCGGCGGATCCGGACGCCACTGCAGACCCAGCGCATCGGCGACCGACTCGCGGGACCGGTTCGGATCGACCACCGTCACCGACGTCGCCGCGACGTCCCGGCAGCGCGCGGCGGCAAGCAGGCCGACCACGCCGCCGCCAATCACGACGATCCGGCTGCCCACCACCGGAGCCGCGTCCCAGGCGATGTTGACCGCCGTCTCCATGTTGGCGGCGAGCACGGCGCGCTCGGCCGGCACGTCATCCGGCACCGGATGGACGGCGGCCGCCGGCACGAGGTAGCGATCCTGGTGCGGATACAGGGAGAACACCGTGCGCCCCGCCAGCGTCTCCGGCCCCTCCTCCACGACGCCGACACTGCTGTAGCCGGACGTCACCGGCCCCGGATAGTCCCCCTGCTGAAACGGCGCGCGCATGGCCTCGTACTGCGACGGCGGCACGGCGCCCCGAAAGACCAGCGTCTCCGTGCCGCGGCTGATCCCGCTGTAGCGCGCGCGGACCAGCACCGCGTCTTCTTGCCTCGGCGGCAGATCGACGCGCACAATCTTCCCATGGCCCGGGTGGCTGACCACGAACTGCCGGGCGGTGCCGGTGACGGCCATCCGCGCAGTATGGAGCCGAGGCCGCGCGTAGTCCAGAAGGCGCCCCGTCAGTCCAGCAGCCTCCGCCGGGCCGGCGAAGACCTCCTGACCGGGCTGGCGCCGCTCCTGGCGGGCGCCCTTGGCGTCTGGTACGCGTTCGGGCTCCCGCTGATCTACTTCGCCGACGTCCTGGGACTGTACGGGCTGCTGGCGGGCCTGCTGGTCTATACGCTGCCGACCCGCCTGCCGCTCCCGGGCATTGGCCCCGCCAACCGCGTCACCCTGTTCCGCGCAACCCTGCTTCTGCCGGTCTGCGCCCTGGCGCTCCACTCATCGTTAGCGGAGGCCAACGTCCGCTGGTGGATCATCGTCGTCGGCACCATCGTCATGGTGCTGGACGCGGTCGACGGCCAGGTGGCTCGCCGGAGCGGCGGGAGCACCCGGTTCGGCGCCCGCTTCGACATGGAGCTGGACGCCTTCCTACTGCTGGCGCTTTCCGTACTGGTCTGGCGGTCCGGCCAGACAGGTCCCTGGGTGATCCTGATCGGTCTGCTCCGGTACCTCTTCGTCGCGGCCGGCTGGATCTGGCGCGACCTGACAGGGGAGCTCCCCGAAAGCTACCGGCGCAAAACGGTATGCGTAGTGCAGGGTGTGGTCCTCCTGACCTGTCTGGGCCCGATCATCCCGGCCACCATGGCCGCAACGATTGCCGCCCTCGCGCTCGCCCTGTTGATCTGGTCGTTCGGCGTCGATGTCCGTTGGCTCCGGACGGCTTCTCGTCGCCTGGCCGTCATTGCCGCCGTCTTCGTCGCCACCGGCTGCGGCCCCGCATGGCTCTCGAACGAGACGCGGCTGACCGTCGACGAACTGACGGAGCGCGCCGAACAAGGCGACAACGGTGCGCTGTTCGATCTCGGGACGCGTTTTCACGCCGCGGACGGCGTGCAGCGCGACAACATCACGGCCTACATGTGGTACGCGCTCGCCGAGGAATTCCTGACGACGGAGGAGCGCTACGAGGCGGCACGCATGCAGCTTGTGCTTGACCCCGACATGTTCCGGCACGAGATCGACGAGGCGCACCGGCTCGCCCGGCTGTGGAAGGCGGAGTATCGGCCAGCGGCGCGCTGACCACGGGTCATGCGCGCACCACGTGCACGATTCGACCGAGGAAACGGGAATGCTCGCGGACCTGGCGCGTCCGCCAGGTCATCACGCCGCACGCTCTTGCGCGGAACCTCCGTCCGGGTCCATGATGGCGGAGTCCGTACGAGAGCAACGAGGAGGCTGAAATGCGCTGTCGACATCCATTCACGGCGTTGCTGGCAATCGTCGTGCTGGCCCCGGTCGCCGCGGAAGCCCAGACGCTCCGGACCGCGTGGGGCGACCCGGACCTCCAGGGCATCTGGGACTTTCGCACCATCACCCCGCTGGAGCGCCCCGAGGATCTCGGGGACAAGGCGTTCCTGACCGTCGAAGAGGCGGCTGCCGCCGAACAGGAAGCGATCCAGCGGGATATCGACCTCTGGGAGGCGGAGGCTCGCCGCACCGAGGCGGGTGGCAACGTCGGCGCCTACAACAACTTCTGGATGGACCGCGGGACGACGCCAATCGAGACGCGGCGCACATCGCTGATCGTCTATCCTCCCAACGGCCGGTTCCCGGAACTCTCCGCGATTGGGGCGGAGAGAGCTGCCGCACGGCGCGCCCACATGGAAGCGCATCCGGCCGACTCCTACACCGACCGCAACACGTCGGACCGGTGCATCGTCGGCTTCAACGCAGGCCCGCCCATCACGCCGCTCGCCTACAACCAGAACATGCAGCTCTTCCAGACCCCGGACCACGCGGTGATCTACACCGAGATGGTCCACACGCCACGGATCGTGCCGCTCGATGGCCGAACGCCCCTCGATCCGGCTATCCGGCTCTGGTCGGGCGACTCGCGGGGACGCTGGGAAGGCGACACGCTGGTCATCGAGACGGCCAACTTCAAGGCCGAGCGGGCCTGGATCCCCCTGACTTCGGGAGGGTCGGGAATGGCCTCGTCGGAAAACATGACTCTGGTGGAGCGGTTTACGCGCGTCGACGAGGGCACGCTGCATTACACGTTCACGGTGACCGATCCCGATACGTGGGTGACCGACTGGACGGCTTCGATGCCGATGAAGCGCACGGACGCACCGCTGTTCGAGTACGCCTGCCACGAAGGCAACTATTCGATGGAGGGCATCCTGTCGGGCCATCGGGCCGACGAGCGGGCGGCGGCCGAGGGGCAGTAGAGCGGGACGAGTTGGTCGGCGTCCGGGCGCGTCAGCGCTCCTCGGCCCGCGCGCCTCCCAGCATGTTGACCATCGCCGTCCCGTTCCCCTCGTGGCACGCGTACTCGTACATCACGTAGTTGTCGTCCCGCGACAGCGTGATGCCCGCCTTCCAGGGCGTTACCCAGGTCTCGGGATCGTTGACGAACGCCTCGTACTCGAGCGTGTCGGCGTCGTGAAGCGTGAACCGTTCGGTGACCCGTAGCGCGTCGGTGTGGGCGTGGCCCCGGATGGCGCTCTTGTCGGTGAAGTTGGACGTCTCCACGACCAGTGCGTTTCCTTCCCACCGTCCGTAGGATCTTCCCATCCAGAGCCGGATGCCCGGATCGTCCGGCGGCTCCGCGTCCAGCGGGATGACGCGCACGTCGTGGATCATCTCGTACCGGATAATCACGTATCCCGGAACCTGCAGGATCTGGTAGGCGTTGTTGTAGAGGGACGGGAACGTCGAGGCCGGAACCCCGCGCGTGATGCACCGCACCCAGGGGTCCAGGTAGACGTAGGAATCGAACGTCCTCCGGCAGACCTCGTCGATGCGCCGACTGCCCCCCTCCGTCAGGGGTGGCAGCCGACCGTTCACCGGCTCGGCAATCAGGCTCGGCCGGACCGACGGCCTGCCCGTGGCCGTCTCAAACCAGTGCTCGGGAGGTCCGATCCCCGCGCCGTCCGGTTCCGGCAGCGGCTCGTCGGAGGGGATGCAGGTGCCGGTTCCGCCCAACAGCCGGGCCGGCCGCGTGCCGGGAGGAGGCGGCGCCTCCAGCGAGAACCCCTCGCCGAGGTCGAAGTTCGTCCAGATGCCCTGCAGGTCCAGGTCGCCCCAGGGGGTCCGCGGCGCCGTCCAGGCGCCACCCGAGCCCGCCGACTGCGCCCACGCCTCCGGCTTGCCACCGATAGCCGCGGCGGCGCCCACCACGCCGGCCGCCGCCAACGCCAGAACGCCGCCGAACGCAAAGAGTCGTTTCGACATCAGAACCTCCACAGGTTTAGCATGCCGAGGTTGGCGCCCGCTTGCAACCACCGATCGGGCGTTATGATGTCCTTAGGCCATGAAGACGAACGGCCCCTACAGAATCCCTCCCGCAAACGCGCTGATGGCCTTCGACAGCGCTGCGCGTCACGCCAATTTCACCTTGGCGGCGCGCGAGCTCGGCACCTCGCAGGCCGCCGTGAGCCGCCAGATTGCCAAGCTGGAGACCTGGCTGTCGGCGCGCCTGTTTGAGCGCTCGCGCGCCGGGGCGACCTTGACCGACGCCGGAAAACGCTTCCACAGCGGCGTGGCAGCCGGTCTGGCGGCCATTCACGACGGCGCCACCGAGGCGGCCGAGCTGTCCCAGACCCAACAGGTCGTCATTGCCTGCTCGCACGACGCATCCCACTTCTTCCTCATGCCGCACTACGACACCCTTCGGCGGTTACTCGGGAAAGACGTGCGAATCCGCATCCTCACGTACCATCCATCCGTTGGGAGGCTCGTGTCCGACCCTTCAGTCGACATCGTGCTGACCTGGAATGCGGCGGACGCAGACCCCGCGCACGACGCGATTGGAATCAGGGAAGCAGTCCGACCCGTCTGCTCGCGCACCTACGCCTCCACCCACGCGCAGATCCTCGCCGGGCCCGTTGCCGGCTGGAGTGGGCTGACGTTCCTCGACCTGGTGGGATTCAACGAGGGCTGGGCGACCTGGGAGGACTGGTTCGCGGTCGCCGGGAACCCGAACGGGACGCCGCGCCGCGTAGAATTCGACTACTACACCTACGTGCTCGAAGCGGCCGCCGCGGGACATGGCATCGCGCTGGCCTGGCGGCATCAGATAAGGCGGTCAATCCAGAGCGGCTCATTGGTCGCGCTCGGCAAGGGGTTCGTCGAAACCGGGAACCGTTTCTTCGGGGCACTCACGGAGAAGGGTCGCCGCAAGCCAATCGCGCGCACCTGCCTCGCGCTCCTGAACCGGCCGGAATAGAATCTCCAATACAGGCGCATGGTTCCGTCGAGGTGGATCGTGGCAATCGCTGCAGCACTGCTCATGGTGCTGGCGCCGGTTGGCCTCGCCCTCCACGAGCACGACGCCGGCTCGGAGCACGACGGTCACGCGGACTGTGATGCGTGTCACTTCCGCGTTCTGTCTGTGATCGCCGCGGACGGCGCGCCCGCGCCGATCGCACCGGAGCTCGTTGCGCACACCGTCGTGCCCGCCCCTGCGGCCGGCAGGTTGCACCTCGCTCTCGGGCTCCGTCCCACGCGCGGCCCACCAGCGTAGCCCCCTCGTCGCGCTCGCCCGCGACGTCCTGGTTTCGCATTCGCATCGGGCGAGCACGCTCCGTTTCGCCCCGACCGTCCAATGGCCGTGTTCGGCAAGGAAGAACCTAGTGCCTGCGCCAAGAGCGCAGGCGGATGCGAGGGAAGCGTGATGTCAACGCAAACGACGTATCGGCTCGCGCCGGGTGCCTCACGAGGTTGGCTCAAGCACTTTGAGCTGTCGTGGCGAGCATTGTGGCGCACGCCCTCGTTCACCGTTCCCGCCGTGGTGACGATCGCCCTGGGGATTGGGGCTGCGACGGCGGTGTTCAGCCTGGTCTACGCGATACTCCTCCGTCCATTTCCTTATCCGGACGCGGACCGCCTGGTGCGAGTGTTCACCGTAGCGGAGAGCGAGCAGGGGGCGGAGAGGAACTCCTCGCTGCTCGATATCGAAGAGTACAACCGACGTTCGAGTCTTCTGGAGAACATCGGCGGGTACACCGTTTTCGATTCGCAGATCGAGGGCGACGGTTCGGCGGAGGCCGTCGTCATCGCGCAGTTGAACCAGGAGGCCATGCACGCGGTGGGAGTGCAACCCGTACTGGGGCGGCTCTTCACCGCGGAGGAAGACCGCAAGGGCGGACCGGTGAACAAGGCGCTGCTCGGCTTTGGGCTGTGGCAACGTCGTTACGGCGGTGCGCCCGACGCGCTGGGGAAGATGATCCGGCTGCCCCTGGGCGAGTTCGAAGTGGTCGGGGTGATGCCCGCGGGATACGGGTACCCGGACCGGGCGACGCTGTGGCTCACGATGGAGAGCTGGTACGCGCTGGGGCTGGAGAGCTATCGCGAGAAGCAACGCGATCAGCGTTGGTACCCGACCGTGGCGCGCCTCGCGCAAGGAGCATCCCTCCAGCAGGCGCAGGACGAGATGGGCGCTGTGGCCCGGCAGCTCGCGACGGAATTTCCCACCACCAACCAGGACGTCGGTGTTCGTCTTGTGCCTCTGCGCGACGCCGAGGTGGGCGAGGTGCGCCCTTACCTGATGTTGTTGATCGGCGGCGTGTCGTTGGTTCTGCTGATCTGCCTCGTCAACGTTGCGAATCTGCTGCTCGCACGAGCCCTCACGCAGCGCAAGCAGTACGTGCTGCAAGCGGCGCTGGGGGCGGGGCGGTTCGAGCTGACGAAGGGACTCCTGGCCGAGAGCCTGCTGCTCGCCTCGGTCGGCGGGGTCGGCGGGGCTGTCATTGCGTGGGTGGCCGTCCGCGCGTTCCAGACCCTGCTTCCCGACTCGCTGCCCATGTGGATGCGCATCGCGGTTGACCCGCAGGTGCTGGCATTCTGCTTCGCGGCGACGGTGATCAGCGGGTTGGCGCTCGGGATCGCGCCTGCGGTAATGGGTTCGCGAGTCAACCTGACCGAGGCGCTGAAGGACGGGACGCGAGGGAGTTCGGGCGGTTCATGGCGGCGGTCCGCGCTCGTCGTGACGGAAGTGGCCGCCTCGCTGCTGCTGTTGCTGGGGGCGGGACTCTTGATGAAGACGTTCGTGCAAATGCAGAACGCGGATCACGGTTTCGAGGCCGAGAATCTCATCGTGGCGAACGTTCGCAACAATCTGTTGACGCAACAGGCGGAGCGCGCGGAACGAGCGGCGACGCTCGCGGCGTATCACGGGCGTGTGCTGGCGCAACTGCACGCCATACCCGGAGTCGACAGCGTGGCGGTCACCAACTCGCTCCCCTACGCGGGCGGGGAGTTGCGGCACGGGCGGCTTCGGGTCCAAGGCCGAGCGGAGGAGGAAACGCAGTTTCTGCTGCCAACGGCCGGAGCTGATGTCTCGTGGGACTACTTCGAAGCGATGCGGATTCCCCTGGTGGCAGGCCGGTTCTTCGAACGCACCGACGCGAGCGACAATGCTCCGGTGGTCATCGTCAACGAAGTCGGAGCAAGAGCGCTCTTTGGCGAGCGGAACCCGATCGGGCAGATGGTGCAGTGGGGAGACACGGTGGGGCCGGCGAACCCGTACTGCCGCGTCGTCGGAGTGGTGGGTGACGTCAAACATGGGGGCGCGGAGCGTGACGCAATCGAGCTGTACTACCCCTTCACGCAATGGCCGGTGGGCGGCGGCTACTACGTCCTGCGCACGCAACTGGATCAAGCCGGGATATCAAGGGCCATTCGAGCCGTGGTCTCAAGGGAGGACCAGAACGCGGCCATTGTTTCCATCCGGAGCATGACGGAACGCATCGACGGCGCGCTGTGGCAGCGCCGGCTATGGGGCGTTCTGTTCTCGGTGTTTGCGGCGTTGGCACTGCTGCTGGCCAGCGTCGGGCTGTACGGATTGCTGAGCTACTCCGTTTCGGTGCGCGCGCGGGACCTCGGGATCCGGTTGGCGCTCGGGGCAACACCAGCGGGCGTACGGGCCATGGTCGTTCGACGCGGAATGGCGTTGGTCCTGCTCGGACTCGGCATCGGGCTGGTGCTTTCGGTGGGAGCTCCCCGAACGATCGCGCACTTGCTGGTCGATGTTGCGGTGTTTGACTGGACTATCTACGCCTCGGTGGCCGGCTGTCTGGCCGCAGCCGGACTCCTGGCATCGCTATGGCCCGCCGTCCGCGCTTCGCGGCTCGACCCCGCACAGTCACTGAGGAGCGAATAGACCGAGCGCCTCAACGAAGCGCGAACGCGAACCACTCGCTCGGCATGTCGTCCCAGCCGATGGCGACGACGATGTACTGGCGCCCGTCCACCATGTAGCTCATCGGCGCGCCGCTCGTGCCGCCCGGCAGCTCCATCTCCCAGGCGACTCCGCCGGTCGCCTTGTCGAACGCGCGGAACGCCTTTCCGCCGGGTCCCCCGTAGTACTGCGGCAGCGACGCGACACCGGTGTTCGTCCCCTCGCCGAGGAAGATCAACTCCGGCGTCACGAGGACCGACGCGCGCCCGTGCGATCCGAGCCAGGGCAGGTCCAGATCGCGCAGCCGCGGATGGTCGCGCGGCCCCGGGCCGTTGGCCACCTGCCACAGGATCTCCCCCGCGTTCAGGTTGATGGCGGTCAGCCGGCCGTACGGCGGCTTGAAGAGCGGCAGCCCGTCGATCCGCGGCGTCGGCGTGTAGCGCTCGCGCGTGTACCGGACGTCCGACCGCGGATGCTCCGACGGCGTGAGGCCGATGATGTTCTGGCTGTAGGCCGACGGCACGTACATGACGCCGGTGGTCGGGTCGACGCCGGCGCCCTGCCAGTTCGCCCCGCCCGCCGTGCCGGGATTCAGGACGGTGCCGAGCAGGCCGCCCGGTGACCGGTCGATGATTACCGGCGGCTCGAACAGCGGACCCCAGCGGTAGTTCTCGAGCGCGGCCAGCGCCTCCGCCCGCATCTCGGGCGTGTAGTCGATCAGGTCCTCCTCGCGCACCCCCTGGAGTTCGAACGGCGGCGGCTTCGTCGGGAAGGGCTGCGTCTCGGCCAGTCGTTCGCCCGGGACGGGCGACGGCGGAACCGGCCGGTCCTCGATCGGCCAGACCGGCTCGCCGGTCACGCGATCGAACACGTAGGTGAAGCCCTGCTTGCTCGGGATGGCGACGGCGGCAATCTCGCGCCCGTCCACGGTGATGTCAACGAGGTTGGCGGACGAGGCGAAGTCGTAGTCCCAGACGCCGTGCCGCACCGCCTGGAAGTACCACTGCAGCTCGCCGGTCGCGACGTCGACGCAGACCAGGCTCTCGGCATACAGGTTGTCGCCGGGACGGTGGCCGCCGTAGTAGTCGCTGCTCGGCGTCGACAGCGGCAGGTACGCGAGGCCCAGCTCCGGATCCGCGGTCGGATGCGCCCACATGTTGGTGTTGCCGCTGTAGACCCACGAGGGCTGATCGCTGTCCGGGTCGATTCCCCAGGTCTCGATCCCCGGCTGGCCTTCGAGCGGGATCGTGTGGAACGTCCAGACCTGCTCGCCGGTCCGGACGTCGAAGCCGCGGACGTCGCCCCTCGGAGCCTCTTTCGTCGCCGGCATCTGGTTGTCGAGAATGTCGCGGACGAACGAGCCGACGATGATCACGTCGTTCACGACGAGCGGGGCCGAGTTCCAGTAGTAGTCCGGGAAATCGCGGATCAGCCCCTTCCGCAGGTCTACCGCGCCGTCCTCCCCGAAGGCGGGATCGCGCACTCCCGTTCCTGCGTCGATCGAGATCAGCTTCGGTCCGCGCGCCGCGATCACGCGCGACTCGATTCCATCCGTCCAGTAGGCGACGCCCCGCGTCTGCCGGGTCCGCTGGGAGAGGCCCGCCTCCTCGAAGACCGGCTCGCTGTCGTTCCAGAGGACGTCCCCGGTGGCCGGGTCGAGCGCCGCGACAGTGCCCAGGCCCGTGCTCACGTACAGACGCCCCTCGGCCATGAGCGGCGTGTTCTGCGCC from Acidobacteriota bacterium carries:
- a CDS encoding 6-carboxytetrahydropterin synthase, translated to MYSLNVRDHFMIAHSFRGEQFGPAQRLHGATYVVDATFARPDLDPDGIVVDIGRAADVLRAILAEFNYRNLDEEVAFSGGNTSTEVLAKTIFDRLAKAARAGDLGEAGEGATRIKVTLHESHVAWGSYEGTV
- a CDS encoding zinc-binding alcohol dehydrogenase; translation: MAVTGTARQFVVSHPGHGKIVRVDLPPRQEDAVLVRARYSGISRGTETLVFRGAVPPSQYEAMRAPFQQGDYPGPVTSGYSSVGVVEEGPETLAGRTVFSLYPHQDRYLVPAAAVHPVPDDVPAERAVLAANMETAVNIAWDAAPVVGSRIVVIGGGVVGLLAAARCRDVAATSVTVVDPNRSRESVADALGLQWRPDPPPAATADLVIHASGAPGGLRAALDVAAMEGTIVEASWYGAREVTLPLGEAFHVRRLTIRSSQVGRVPPRRAAEWTRERRLRFALSLLADGRFDALITHESPFEEVPRVMARLSAAPDDTLCHRIRYGNGA
- a CDS encoding CDP-alcohol phosphatidyltransferase family protein, whose translation is MEPRPRVVQKAPRQSSSLRRAGEDLLTGLAPLLAGALGVWYAFGLPLIYFADVLGLYGLLAGLLVYTLPTRLPLPGIGPANRVTLFRATLLLPVCALALHSSLAEANVRWWIIVVGTIVMVLDAVDGQVARRSGGSTRFGARFDMELDAFLLLALSVLVWRSGQTGPWVILIGLLRYLFVAAGWIWRDLTGELPESYRRKTVCVVQGVVLLTCLGPIIPATMAATIAALALALLIWSFGVDVRWLRTASRRLAVIAAVFVATGCGPAWLSNETRLTVDELTERAEQGDNGALFDLGTRFHAADGVQRDNITAYMWYALAEEFLTTEERYEAARMQLVLDPDMFRHEIDEAHRLARLWKAEYRPAAR
- a CDS encoding LysR family transcriptional regulator is translated as MKTNGPYRIPPANALMAFDSAARHANFTLAARELGTSQAAVSRQIAKLETWLSARLFERSRAGATLTDAGKRFHSGVAAGLAAIHDGATEAAELSQTQQVVIACSHDASHFFLMPHYDTLRRLLGKDVRIRILTYHPSVGRLVSDPSVDIVLTWNAADADPAHDAIGIREAVRPVCSRTYASTHAQILAGPVAGWSGLTFLDLVGFNEGWATWEDWFAVAGNPNGTPRRVEFDYYTYVLEAAAAGHGIALAWRHQIRRSIQSGSLVALGKGFVETGNRFFGALTEKGRRKPIARTCLALLNRPE
- a CDS encoding ABC transporter permease, which translates into the protein MAVFGKEEPSACAKSAGGCEGSVMSTQTTYRLAPGASRGWLKHFELSWRALWRTPSFTVPAVVTIALGIGAATAVFSLVYAILLRPFPYPDADRLVRVFTVAESEQGAERNSSLLDIEEYNRRSSLLENIGGYTVFDSQIEGDGSAEAVVIAQLNQEAMHAVGVQPVLGRLFTAEEDRKGGPVNKALLGFGLWQRRYGGAPDALGKMIRLPLGEFEVVGVMPAGYGYPDRATLWLTMESWYALGLESYREKQRDQRWYPTVARLAQGASLQQAQDEMGAVARQLATEFPTTNQDVGVRLVPLRDAEVGEVRPYLMLLIGGVSLVLLICLVNVANLLLARALTQRKQYVLQAALGAGRFELTKGLLAESLLLASVGGVGGAVIAWVAVRAFQTLLPDSLPMWMRIAVDPQVLAFCFAATVISGLALGIAPAVMGSRVNLTEALKDGTRGSSGGSWRRSALVVTEVAASLLLLLGAGLLMKTFVQMQNADHGFEAENLIVANVRNNLLTQQAERAERAATLAAYHGRVLAQLHAIPGVDSVAVTNSLPYAGGELRHGRLRVQGRAEEETQFLLPTAGADVSWDYFEAMRIPLVAGRFFERTDASDNAPVVIVNEVGARALFGERNPIGQMVQWGDTVGPANPYCRVVGVVGDVKHGGAERDAIELYYPFTQWPVGGGYYVLRTQLDQAGISRAIRAVVSREDQNAAIVSIRSMTERIDGALWQRRLWGVLFSVFAALALLLASVGLYGLLSYSVSVRARDLGIRLALGATPAGVRAMVVRRGMALVLLGLGIGLVLSVGAPRTIAHLLVDVAVFDWTIYASVAGCLAAAGLLASLWPAVRASRLDPAQSLRSE
- a CDS encoding PQQ-binding-like beta-propeller repeat protein; translation: MPQFWMSGHRLAVPAGAAIAVAAGLAGLAAPAPADAQTVEWPSYAADAAGTKYTRLDQIDATTVDRLEIAWRQSVIPDAIRNGDTIRAPVAAQNTPLMAEGRLYVSTGLGTVAALDPATGDVLWNDSEPVFEEAGLSQRTRQTRGVAYWTDGIESRVIAARGPKLISIDAGTGVRDPAFGEDGAVDLRKGLIRDFPDYYWNSAPLVVNDVIIVGSFVRDILDNQMPATKEAPRGDVRGFDVRTGEQVWTFHTIPLEGQPGIETWGIDPDSDQPSWVYSGNTNMWAHPTADPELGLAYLPLSTPSSDYYGGHRPGDNLYAESLVCVDVATGELQWYFQAVRHGVWDYDFASSANLVDITVDGREIAAVAIPSKQGFTYVFDRVTGEPVWPIEDRPVPPSPVPGERLAETQPFPTKPPPFELQGVREEDLIDYTPEMRAEALAALENYRWGPLFEPPVIIDRSPGGLLGTVLNPGTAGGANWQGAGVDPTTGVMYVPSAYSQNIIGLTPSEHPRSDVRYTRERYTPTPRIDGLPLFKPPYGRLTAINLNAGEILWQVANGPGPRDHPRLRDLDLPWLGSHGRASVLVTPELIFLGEGTNTGVASLPQYYGGPGGKAFRAFDKATGGVAWEMELPGGTSGAPMSYMVDGRQYIVVAIGWDDMPSEWFAFALR